From the Deinococcus gobiensis I-0 genome, the window GCAGCCAGCAGGAAGTGAGCTACTCGGGCCAGATGCTCTCGGCCATGCGCCGCGCCTTCGGGGGCCACGCGGTCAAGACGCTCGAAGTGCCCAAGCAGGAGGGCATCGTGCCCGAGGTGCAGGCGGGCGAGCACCCCAAGGCGGCCGCCCCCGAGAACATCGCGGCGAGCGGCAAGGCGGGCGGCACCGGCTCGGCCGCCGAGCAGCTCGGAGAAACCGGTCAGCAGCGCACGACGAGTGACGAGAAGGCGCGGCAGTGAGCGCTCCCAAGAAGGCCGCGCCCAAAAAAGCGAAGCCGGCCGCAGAAGCCGGGGCGGCCAAGCCCGCGCCCAAGCCCAAAGCGGCGGCCCAGAAGAAGGCCGCGCGCGGCAAGGCCCCCGACGTGGAGGCCGGCGTGCAGCAGGCCGCCGCCCAGAAGCGCGCCGCCGAGACGGTCGGGGTGGCCCAGCCCGCCGCCGAGTCGGCGGCCAAGTCCCCGCGCAAGTCGCGCCAGCGCGTGCCGGCCGGCGTGCCCGCCCACGGGGCCGACGCGCCGGGGGCCGACGGCCAGAACCCCTTCCGGGCGGCCATGCGCCGCAGCCGCGCGCCCGAACCGGCGACCCTGGTCATCTTCGGGGCGACCGGTGACCTCGCGCGGCGCAAGCTGCTGCCCGCCGTGTTCGGGCTGTGGCAAGACGGCCTGCTGGGCAGCGCCTTCAACATCGTCGGGGTGGGCCGCCAGGCCATGACCGACGAGCAGTTCAAGGACTTCGCCATCGAGGCCCTGAAGACGAGCAAGGAGACCGACACCCCGCAGCCCGGCAGCCTGGAGAAGTTCCGGGAACTGCTGTACTACGAGTACGGCGACTTCGGCGGCGACGAGGTGTACGACCTCGTGGGCAAGCAGCTCGACGAGGCCGAGGAGGCGCACGGCGGGCGCAAGAACGCGCTGTTCTACCTCTCGACGCCGCCCAGCCTCTTCGAGCCGATCAGCAACGGCCTGGGCCGCCTGGGCCTGCACCAGCAGGACGAGGGCTGGCGGCGCATCGTGATCGAGAAGCCCTTCGGGCGGGACCTCGCCTCGGCGCGCGAGCTGAACGCGGCCATCCACAGCGTGTGGGACGAGTCGCAGGTGTACCGCATCGACCACTACCTCGGCAAGGAGACGGTCCAGAACCTCATGGCGATCCGCTTCGGCAACGCCATCTTCGAGCCGCTGTGGAACCGGGGCTATGTGGACCACGTGCAGATCACGGCCGCCGAGGACCTGGGCCTGGAGGGCCGCGCCGGGTACTACGAGGAGGCCGGGGTGGTGCGCGACATGCTGCAAAACCACCTTATGCAGCTCTTCGCCCTGACCGCGATGGAAGCGCCCGCCGCCTTCGACGCCGACGCCATCCGTGACGAGAAGACCAAGGTGCTGCGCGCCGTGCGGGCCATTCCCGTGGAGCGCGTCTCCGAGGTCGCCGTGCGCGGGCAGTACGGCCCCGGTGTGGTGGACGGCGAGAAGGTGCCCGGCTACCGCGAGGAGCCGAACGTCAAGCCGCAGAGCCCCACCCCGACCTACGTGGCCGTCAAGCTGGAAGTGGACAACTGGCGCTGGCAGGGCGTGCCTTTCTTCCTGCGCAGTGGCAAGCGCCTGCCCAAGAAGGTCACCGAGATCGCGGTGGTCTTCAAGCGCGCGCCGCTGGGCATCTTCCCCGGCGGGCTGGAGCGCAACGTCCTGGCCTTCCGGATCCAGCCCGACGAGGGCGTGAGCCTGAAGTTCAGCTCCAAGATGCCCGGGCAGGAGATGGTGCTGCGCGAGGTGGTCATGGACTTCCGCTACGACGCCTTCGGGGCGCAGCTCGAAAGCCCGTATTCGCGCCTGCTGCTCGACGCGATGCTGGGCGACGCCACGCTGTTCCCGCGCGAGGACGAGGTGGACCACGCCTGGCAGATCGTCTCGGGCATTCTGGAGGCCTGGGACGCCAGTTCGCCGCGCCACCAGCCCGCCCCCGACTTCCCGAACTACGACAGCGGCACCTGGGGCCCGGCCGCCGCCGACGAACTGATGGGCGAGGGCCGCCGCTGGCGACGGCTGTGAACGCCCCGGCCGAAAGCGGGAGCGCCGCAAAGGGGGAGGAGACCGCGTGACCTACGCGACGAGTTTGGAGACGCTGGGACCGGTGGCGACCACCGTGCGGGGGGCGCAGGCCACCCTGGACGAGCTGTGGTCGCGCACCGAGGTCGAGACGCGCGCCTACACCGGCAACATCGTGGCCCTGACCCTGCGCAAACACCTCGGGCGCATCGAGGAGGCGCTCGCCGGGCTGGAGGGCCGCTACGCCGGGCGGCAGATCATCGCGGTGATGGACGGTGAGGGCGACTTGCAGGTGCAGGCCAGCCTCGTGCCGCAGCAGGGCGGGCTGTACGTCGAGCGCCTGACGCTGGACGCGGACGCCGAGCAGCTGCGCGGGGCCATCCTGCCGCTGCTGCGTCCGGCGACCGTCAACCACGTGTGGTGGGGGGCCTACACCCGCCCCGAGGGGCCGCTGCTCGCGGAACTCTCGGAAGTGGCCGACCAGATCATCGCCGACAGCCTGTCGCTGGACATTCCCCCGGCGCGGCACTACGCCCTGGCCGACCTGGGCTGGAGCCGTTCGGCGGGCTGGCGCGAAGCCCTCGCGCAGCTGTTCGACAGCCCCGACGCGGCCCGCCGCCTGCCCGAGGTCCGGGAGCTGACGGTGCGCTACTCGGGCGAGCGCGACCTGCCCGCGCGGCTGTTCGCGGGCTTCGTCGCCAGCACGCTGGGCTGGCAGGACCTGTCGGGGGCCACCTTCGGCCCCGGCGACTGCGGCCGCAGCAACGGCGACCTCTGCACCGTCGAGCTGCGGGGCGAGGGCGGGCTGCTGTTCTCGCTCCAGGCGGCGCAGGACGAGAGCGGCGTGGTCCGCACCCGCTGCCGCTGGCCCGGCGTGGACCGCGAGGCCGAGGTGCAGGTGCCGCGCATGACCCTGGCCGAGGGCCTGGGCCGCGTGATGGCCCGCCCCGAGCGCGGCGAGGTCTTCGAGAAGGCGTGGACGCTGGCGAAGGCCACGCTGTAGCCCGCCTTGCGCTAGCATGGCCGGCATGAACGCCGCGCGGCAGTGGTGGTGGCCTGGTCTCCCGACCGGGCCCCGCTGCCGCGCCTGAACACCGCCCCACGCGCCGCGCCCGGAGTTTCCCGGAGCGCGGCCGTTTTTTCATGTCCAGGAGACCCCAGATGACTGCCCCCCACCCCACCCGCAAACGCATCCTGACCGGCGACCGGCCCACCGGCCCGCTGCATATCGGCCACTACGTCGGCTCGCTGAAAAACCGCGTGGCCCTCCAGAGCGAGTACGAGACCTTCATCCTGCTCGCCGACGTGCAGGCCATGACCGACAACTTCGAGAACCCCGACAAGGTGCGCGGCAACGTGCTGGAGGTGGCGCTCGACTACCTCGCGGTGGGCCTGGACCCCCGGCAGAGCACCTTCGTCATCCAGTCGCAGATTCCTGAGATCGCCGAGCTGACGGTGTTCTTCCTGAACCTCGTGACCGTCTCGCACCTGCGCCAGAACCCGACCGTCAAGACCGAGATCGCCCAGAAGGGTTACGGCGAGTCGGTGCCGGCGGGCTTTTTCGTGTATCCGGTGTCGCAGGCGGCCGACATCACGGCCTTCGGCGCGCACCTCGTGCCGGTGGGTGAGGACCAGCTTCCCATGATCGAGCAGACCCGCGAGATCGTGCGCCGCTTCAACAACCTCTATGCGCCGGTCCTCATCGAGCCGCAGGCGATGGTCGGCAAGGGCAGCGTGGCGCGGCTGCCGGGCCTGGACGGCCAGGCCAAGATGAGCAAGTCGCTGGGCAACGCGATCTTCCTTTCGGACCCCGCCGACGAGGTCAAGCGCAAGGTGATGAGCATGTACACCGACCCCAACCACCTGCGGGTCGAGGACCCCGGCCAGGTCGAGGGCAACGCGGTCTTCTCGTACCTCGACGCCTTCGACCCCGACACGGCGGCCCTCGACGAGATGAAGGCCCACTACCGCCGGGGCGGCCTGGGTGACGTGAAGGTCAAGCGCCACCTGCTTGACGTCCTGGAGGCGACCCTGGCCCCCATCCGCGAGCGCCGCCTGGAGTTCGCGCGCGACATGGGCGCCGTCGAGGAGATCGTGCGCCAGGGCACCGCGCAGGGCCGCGAGGTCGCCGCCGCCACGATGGACGCGGCCCGCAGGGCGATGCGGCTGGACTACTTCCGGAACTGAGCGCCGAAGCGGGGAGGGTGGGCGGGCCTGTGCGGACCCGCCCACGTTTCTTGAGTGTCCTTTTGTTAAGATGCTCGGCGGAGGTCGGGCCCCGCCCGGCGAAAACGACATGGATTATTACGAACTGCTGGGCGTTTCCCGGACGGCGAGCGCCGACGAGATCAAGAGTAGCTACCGCAAACTGGCGCTGAAGTACCATCCCGACCGCAACAAGGAAGAGGGGGCGCAGGAAAAGTTCGCGCAGATCAGCGAGGCCTACGCCGTGCTGAGCGACGCGGAGAAGCGCGCCCACTACGACCGCTTCGGCTCGGCGCCCGGTGCGGGCGGCATGCCCGGCGGCGACCCCTTCGGCGGCATGGGGGGCATGGGGGGCGCGGGCTTCGACCCGATGGACATCTTCGAGCAGCTCTTCGGCGGCGCGGTGGGCGGCCGGGGGCGGCGCGGCCCGGCGCGTGGCGACGACCTGGAGACCGAGGCGCGCGTCTCGCTGCTCCAGGCCCGCGCGGGCGAGGAGATCGAGGTCAGCATCGACCGCCTCACGACCTGCGAGCACTGCCACGGCACCAAGTCCGAGCCGGGAGGCAAGCCGCCCAAGACCTGTCCGACCTGCTCGGGCACAGGCGCGGTGCGCGCGCAGGCCCGCACGATCTTCGGCGTGGTCGAGACGCAGCAGCCCTGCCCGACCTGCCGGGGCGAGGGCCAGATCATCGAGGACCCCTGCACGGTGTGCAAGGGCCGGGGCCGCACGCTGAAAAACGAGACGGTCAAGGTCAAGCTGCCGCGCGGCATCGACGAGGGCTACCGCATCCGCGTGGCGGGCTACGGCAACGAGGGTCCGGGCGGCAACGGCGACCTGTACGTGCATATCGACATGGAGCCGCACCCCGAACTGCGCCGCGAGGCCGAGCACCTCATCTACACCGCGCGCATCGGGTTCGCTACGGCGGCGCTGGGCGGGGCGGTCACGGTGCCTACCCTCGACGGCCCGCAGACGGTGGAGGTCAAGCCGGGCACCCAGCACGGCGAACTGCACCGCCTGCGCGGCCAGGGCATGCCGCGCCTCCAGGGTGCGGGCACGGGCGACCTGATCGTCGAATACGACGTGACGATTCCCAAGCCGGGCCAGCTCAACGACGAGGCCCGCGAGGCCCTGCGCGCCTACGCCCGCGCGGTCGGCGACGAGGTGCCCAGCGAGAAGCACGAGGGCTTCTTCGACAAGGTCGGCAAGATCTTCAGAGGGGAATGAGGCGCGTGTGGCTCGTGGCGCGTAGCTCGTAGAGAAAGAGGGGAGCGGCGGTCCGACCTGCCACTCCGCTTTTCTCTACAGGCTACCAGCCCGAAGCTCCGTCACGGCACCTCTCCGATACCGAACTCGTCGCTCAGGGCGGTCAGGGCCGCGTTGTGGCCCGCCATCCCGTGGATGCCGCCGCCGGGAGGCGCGCTGCTGGAACACAGGTACATGCCGCGCACCGGGGTGCGGTAGGGCGTCACGGCGAGGTTGGGGCGGGCGAGCAGGCCCCACAGCGTGCTCGCGCCGCCGTTCACGTCGCCGCCGCCGAACACCGGGCTGAAGGCCTGGAGCTGCGGCGCGGTCGTGACGTGGCGGGCCAGCACCCGCTCGCCGAAGCCGGGCGCGAAGCGTTCGAGCTGCGCCTCGACCTGCGGCGCGACGTCGGCCGCCGAGCCGTTGGGCGTGTGCGCGTAGGCCCAGAAGGTGTGCTGCCCCTGCGGCGCGCGGCCCGCGTCGAACAGGCTGGGCTGCGCGGCCAGCACGTAGGGCCGCTCCGAGCGCCAGCCCGCCTCCGAGTGTACGATCTCCGCGAAGCTGCCGCCCACATGCACCGTGCCCGCGCGGACGAGGTCGGGGCTGGCCCAGGGCACCGGGCCGCTCAGGGCGTAGTCGAACTTCTGGATGCCCGCGCCGTAGCGGAAGCCTTCCAGCTGTGCCCGGTAGGCGGCGGGGGCGCGGTCGCCCAGCAGCCGCAGCAATACGCCGGGGCTGCTGTCCACCAGCGTCACGCGGGCGGGGGGGAGGTCGCGCGGGCCGTCTACCCGCACGCCGGTCAGGACCTCGCCGCCCAGGTGCTCGAAATAAGCACGCAGGGCGTCGGCGAAGGCCTGCGCGCCGCCCGCCGGCAGCGGCCAGCCCACCGCGTGCGCCAGCACCGCGAGCACCAGGGTCATGGCCGAGGTGCCGGGTGTGGAGAGCGGCAGGGCGCTGTGCGCGGCCAGCCCGGCCCACAGCGCGCGGGCCTCGGGGGTGCGCAGCAGGGCCCGGCCCAGCGCCTCGGCCGGAGGCAGGGCACGCAGCCCGAAGCGCGCCAGCGTGACCGGGTGGCCCGGCACGCGCAGCAGCGGCCGCAGGATGTCGTGCAGCAGGCCTTCCCAGTCGGCGACGAGCGGCCCGAGCAGTCGCCGCCACGCCGCGCCGTCGCGGCCCAGGCTCTCGGCGGTGGCGTCCAGGTCGCGGCGCAGCAGCACGCTGCGGCCCCCCGGCAGGGTCTGGGCCGCCGGCACCTCGGGATACACCCAGCGCAGCCCGAAGGCGTGCAGCGGCCACTGCCGGAAGGCCGGGCTGGCGACCGCGAGGGGATGGATGGCCGAACCGAGGTCGTGAACGAAACCGGGCAGGGTCAGCCCGGCGCTGCTCAGCCCGCCGCCCACCTGGTCGTGGGCCTCCAGCAGTTGCACCCGCAGCCCCGCGCGGGCCAGGGTCACGGCCGCCGAGAGGCCGTTGGGACCGGCGCCCACGACGACGGCGTCGAGGCGGGTCATGGGCGCTCCGGGACGGGGCGGCGGGGCGGGCAGGGGGGGCGGGGGTTCACGTTGTCTCTACTGTGCGCGGTGGGGTGTCTGTCCTTCATGGACAGGAACTAAAGGCCGCTTGAGACCGGCCGGCCTGCCGGCAGGGGACCGCCGGTCAGGTGAGGGCCGCAGAAAGGCTGGGCTGCGCGCTGCCCACGCCAGAGCGGCGGCCGCAGGAGCGTGGTGACCGGGGCCACTGTTCCCGCTGGGGGGACGGGGGGCGCGGTGACAGCTCATCCGGGGGGCGGGTATGCTCTGTGGCGTTCAGGCAATTGCGCTGTTCACCACACATTCCCCCCGCTCCGGAGGCCCGCCCGTGTCTGCTGCACCCCACCGCCCCATCCTCGAAACCCTCGGCGAGAGCCGACGCTCGCCGCTGCTGGTCTTTTCGGGCCAGAGCAACCGCCCGCTGGCCCAGGCCATCTGTGACAACCTCGGCGTGCCGCTGGGCCGCAGCGTCACTGAGAAGTTCACCAACGACAACATCATCGTCCACTACGAGGAGTCGCTGCGCGAGGGTGACGTGTACATCGTGCAGACCTTCAGCGCGCCGGTCAGCGACGCGATCCTGGAACTGATGCTGATGATCGACGCGGCCAAGAGCGCCAGCGCCGGGCGCGTGACGGCCGTCATCCCGTACTACTCCTACGCCCGCAGCGACAAGAAGGACAGCCCGCGCATCTCCATCGCTGGGCGGCTGGTCGCGGACCTGCTCCAGGAGGCCGGGGCCGACCGCATCCTGACCATGACGCTGCACAGCCCGCAGGTGCACGGCTTTTTCAAGGTGCCGGTAGACCACCTCTCGGCCGACATCGTGCTGTCCGAGCACTTCAAGCGCTGCGTGCCCAACGCCCACGAGGGCGTGGTCCTGGCGCCCGACGCCGGCAGCATCAAGCGCGCCTCGCATATCGCGCGCCGCCTGGATTCGGGCCTCGCCATGATCGACAAGGAGCGGCTCTCGGACACCGAGGTGCGCCCGCGCGCCCTGATCGGGGACGTGCAGGGCAAGACGGTGTTCATCGTGGACGACGAGATCAGCACCGCCGGGTCGCTCGTCGAGACGGTCAACATCGCGCGCGGCATGGGGGCCAAGGACGTGTACGTCGCCGTGACGCACGGCGTCTACAGCGGCCCGGCCATCCAGCGCATCGCCGCCCTGGACGTGACCCAGGTGGCGAGCTGCAACACCGTGCTCGTGCCCGAAAGCAAGGTCGAGGCGGCGGGCGGCAAGCTGGCCGTGCTGGACGTGGCCCCGCTGTTCGCCAACGCCATCGCCAACATCCACACCGGCGCGAGCGTCAGCACGCTGTTCACCTGAACGGTCTCCGCAGATGCCCTCCCGGTCACGGGCAGGGGCATCTGCACGGGACGGGGCGGGTATCCTGCCCGGCATGAGCGACCCCCGGCCCCCCACCCGGCTCCGGCCCCTGTGGCTGGCGCTGGGCTTTGCGCTGTGCGGTCTGGGTTTCGTCGGGCTGTGGCTGCCGGGCTTTCCGGGGACCGTGTGGTTCGTGCTGGCCGCCGCCGCCTTCTCGCGCGGCGACCCGCGCTGGGAGGCGTGGCTGCTGTCGCGTCCGGTGGTGGGGCCGCTGGTGGCCGACTACCGCGCGGGCCGGGGCATGCCGCTGCGGGCCAAGTGGGTGGCGGCCCTGAGCATCGCCGTGGCCGTGTCGCTGAGCCTGGGCCGCATTCCGGTGCTGGTGGGGCAGGTGGCCTGGGTGCTGATCGGGCTGGCGGGCATCGGATACGTGACGCTGCGGGTGCCTACCCGGCGCGGCCCGCCCTGAAGCGAAGGCGACGGGCTTCATTTTGTGCGTCCGGCGCGGCGCGTAGACTGCCGGGCATGACCTGCCCCGCCCGCCTTGCCTTCCCGGCCCCCGCATGCTGAAAGGTGTCTTCGACCAGCTCAGCGAGCTGGGCAACCTCGTGCCGCGCTACACCGGCCCGCGCTGCCTGCTGGAGCGCCACACGGTCGGCGGCTGCGACGCCTGCCACAGCGCCTGCCCCCACGAGGCCATCGAGACGCCGCCCGGCAGCTACGGCGTGCGGGTGGACCCCCAGAAATGCACCGGCTGCGGCCTGTGCGTGCAGGCCTGCCCGACCGGCGCGCTGGAATACGACCTGATGACGCCCCTGCAAAGCGTCCATGA encodes:
- the zwf gene encoding glucose-6-phosphate dehydrogenase, which encodes MAQPAAESAAKSPRKSRQRVPAGVPAHGADAPGADGQNPFRAAMRRSRAPEPATLVIFGATGDLARRKLLPAVFGLWQDGLLGSAFNIVGVGRQAMTDEQFKDFAIEALKTSKETDTPQPGSLEKFRELLYYEYGDFGGDEVYDLVGKQLDEAEEAHGGRKNALFYLSTPPSLFEPISNGLGRLGLHQQDEGWRRIVIEKPFGRDLASARELNAAIHSVWDESQVYRIDHYLGKETVQNLMAIRFGNAIFEPLWNRGYVDHVQITAAEDLGLEGRAGYYEEAGVVRDMLQNHLMQLFALTAMEAPAAFDADAIRDEKTKVLRAVRAIPVERVSEVAVRGQYGPGVVDGEKVPGYREEPNVKPQSPTPTYVAVKLEVDNWRWQGVPFFLRSGKRLPKKVTEIAVVFKRAPLGIFPGGLERNVLAFRIQPDEGVSLKFSSKMPGQEMVLREVVMDFRYDAFGAQLESPYSRLLLDAMLGDATLFPREDEVDHAWQIVSGILEAWDASSPRHQPAPDFPNYDSGTWGPAAADELMGEGRRWRRL
- a CDS encoding glucose-6-phosphate dehydrogenase assembly protein OpcA — its product is MTYATSLETLGPVATTVRGAQATLDELWSRTEVETRAYTGNIVALTLRKHLGRIEEALAGLEGRYAGRQIIAVMDGEGDLQVQASLVPQQGGLYVERLTLDADAEQLRGAILPLLRPATVNHVWWGAYTRPEGPLLAELSEVADQIIADSLSLDIPPARHYALADLGWSRSAGWREALAQLFDSPDAARRLPEVRELTVRYSGERDLPARLFAGFVASTLGWQDLSGATFGPGDCGRSNGDLCTVELRGEGGLLFSLQAAQDESGVVRTRCRWPGVDREAEVQVPRMTLAEGLGRVMARPERGEVFEKAWTLAKATL
- the trpS gene encoding tryptophan--tRNA ligase, translated to MTAPHPTRKRILTGDRPTGPLHIGHYVGSLKNRVALQSEYETFILLADVQAMTDNFENPDKVRGNVLEVALDYLAVGLDPRQSTFVIQSQIPEIAELTVFFLNLVTVSHLRQNPTVKTEIAQKGYGESVPAGFFVYPVSQAADITAFGAHLVPVGEDQLPMIEQTREIVRRFNNLYAPVLIEPQAMVGKGSVARLPGLDGQAKMSKSLGNAIFLSDPADEVKRKVMSMYTDPNHLRVEDPGQVEGNAVFSYLDAFDPDTAALDEMKAHYRRGGLGDVKVKRHLLDVLEATLAPIRERRLEFARDMGAVEEIVRQGTAQGREVAAATMDAARRAMRLDYFRN
- the dnaJ gene encoding molecular chaperone DnaJ; its protein translation is MDYYELLGVSRTASADEIKSSYRKLALKYHPDRNKEEGAQEKFAQISEAYAVLSDAEKRAHYDRFGSAPGAGGMPGGDPFGGMGGMGGAGFDPMDIFEQLFGGAVGGRGRRGPARGDDLETEARVSLLQARAGEEIEVSIDRLTTCEHCHGTKSEPGGKPPKTCPTCSGTGAVRAQARTIFGVVETQQPCPTCRGEGQIIEDPCTVCKGRGRTLKNETVKVKLPRGIDEGYRIRVAGYGNEGPGGNGDLYVHIDMEPHPELRREAEHLIYTARIGFATAALGGAVTVPTLDGPQTVEVKPGTQHGELHRLRGQGMPRLQGAGTGDLIVEYDVTIPKPGQLNDEAREALRAYARAVGDEVPSEKHEGFFDKVGKIFRGE
- a CDS encoding phytoene desaturase family protein; the encoded protein is MTRLDAVVVGAGPNGLSAAVTLARAGLRVQLLEAHDQVGGGLSSAGLTLPGFVHDLGSAIHPLAVASPAFRQWPLHAFGLRWVYPEVPAAQTLPGGRSVLLRRDLDATAESLGRDGAAWRRLLGPLVADWEGLLHDILRPLLRVPGHPVTLARFGLRALPPAEALGRALLRTPEARALWAGLAAHSALPLSTPGTSAMTLVLAVLAHAVGWPLPAGGAQAFADALRAYFEHLGGEVLTGVRVDGPRDLPPARVTLVDSSPGVLLRLLGDRAPAAYRAQLEGFRYGAGIQKFDYALSGPVPWASPDLVRAGTVHVGGSFAEIVHSEAGWRSERPYVLAAQPSLFDAGRAPQGQHTFWAYAHTPNGSAADVAPQVEAQLERFAPGFGERVLARHVTTAPQLQAFSPVFGGGDVNGGASTLWGLLARPNLAVTPYRTPVRGMYLCSSSAPPGGGIHGMAGHNAALTALSDEFGIGEVP
- a CDS encoding ribose-phosphate diphosphokinase, producing the protein MSAAPHRPILETLGESRRSPLLVFSGQSNRPLAQAICDNLGVPLGRSVTEKFTNDNIIVHYEESLREGDVYIVQTFSAPVSDAILELMLMIDAAKSASAGRVTAVIPYYSYARSDKKDSPRISIAGRLVADLLQEAGADRILTMTLHSPQVHGFFKVPVDHLSADIVLSEHFKRCVPNAHEGVVLAPDAGSIKRASHIARRLDSGLAMIDKERLSDTEVRPRALIGDVQGKTVFIVDDEISTAGSLVETVNIARGMGAKDVYVAVTHGVYSGPAIQRIAALDVTQVASCNTVLVPESKVEAAGGKLAVLDVAPLFANAIANIHTGASVSTLFT
- a CDS encoding YbaN family protein; protein product: MSDPRPPTRLRPLWLALGFALCGLGFVGLWLPGFPGTVWFVLAAAAFSRGDPRWEAWLLSRPVVGPLVADYRAGRGMPLRAKWVAALSIAVAVSLSLGRIPVLVGQVAWVLIGLAGIGYVTLRVPTRRGPP